TCGGTGACGCTGGGCCCGGAGAGCCCGACGAGCCGTCCCAGCTCGGCGTACGAGGCCCTGCCGTTCTCCCTGAGGGCCTGGATGAGCTGCCTGTCCACCGCGTCCATATGACTGAAACCTTCCATTGTTCAGCAGTACCGCGAGTTTACGTATAGAATCTAAGGCATGCAGGCTTCGAGCCCTGCAAATCTTTCAGAACATCCAAGAAATGCTTTCGAATCTTCAGGAGTGAACTTCACCGTGTACACGATCGAGATGGCCTACGCCCGGATGCGCGAGCTGCAGGACCTGGCCAACCGCTCGCGTGCCCACCAGCCCGCCGCCGCGCACCGGATCGACAAGGCCCGGACCCCGCGCGCACCCAAGAAGCGCTGACCCGCACCCCTCGCGAGCAGCATCAGGAGCGGGAGCCACCGAGCTCTCCCTCCCAGCGGCGGTAGAGCTGATGCGGCACCCCTGCCGCGTCCAGCACCCGCCCCGCGACGAAATCCACCAGATCCTGGATGTGCGTCGCGCCCGCGTAGAACGCCGGAGAGGCGGGCAGCACCACGGCGCCCGCCTCGTCCAGCGCCACCAGAGCCTTCAGCGTCTGACCGCTGAGCGGCGTCTCGCGCACCGTCACGACCAGCTTCCGCCGCTCCTTGAGCGTCACGCTCGCGGCCCGCTGGAGCAGATCCTTCGACAACCCCAGCGCCACCCCGGCCACACAGGCCGTCGACGCCGGAACGATCAGCATCCCCTTCGCCGGGTACGACCCCGAGGACGGCCCGGCGGCCAGATCGCCGGCCGCCCAGTGCCGTACGTCGTCGAGATCGCTCCCGCCCACCGCGAAGGTGTCCGGCTTCCCGTCCGCGCCCCGCGCCAGCCAGCCGCGCAGATCCTCGCGCCAGTGAGCGTCGCGGAAGGCGATCCCGGTCTCGTCCAGCAGTGTCAGCCGCGAGGCACGGCTCACCACCAGGTCCACACTCTCCCCGGCGGCCAGCAGCCCTCGCAGGACCGCGGCGGCGAACGGGGTCCCTGACGCGCCGGACACCCCGACAATCCAAGGCCGCCGCTGCTGTTGACTCATCGAAGTCCCGGGTTTCACACCTGTGAGCCTATCCGGCACCCCGCACCAGGAACCGAGTCAGGGCCTCGGGACGTTCCGACAGATGAGGGGCAGGACTGTGCAGGCCCGGGACAGGGGGAGCCATGACCGGCATCCGTAACTCCGCCACGACCACGACCACCGGTGCCCGGGCCATGACGGCCGGCGCGGTGATGCTGGGCTGGGTCGCCCTGCTGTGGGTGCTGGAAGGCATCGACACGGCGACGGGCCATGCGCTGGACACCTACGGAATCAGCCCCCGCGAGCCCTCCGAACTGCTCGACATCGTGCCGTCCGCCTTCCTGCACAGCGGCTGGGACCACGTCGCGTCCAACAGCGTCCCGCTGCTGGTCCTGGGCTTCATCGCGGCGCTCGCCGGGCTGCGCAGGTTCGCCGCCGTCGTCCTCACGGTCGTCCTGATCGGCGGCCTGGGCGTCTGGCTCACCGCCCCGTCCCACACCGTCACGCTCGGCGCGTCCGGCGTGGTCTTCGGCCTCTTCGGCTATCTGCTGGTCCGCGGCTTCGTGGACCGGCGCCCCCTCGACATCGTGGTGGGCGTGATCATCGCCGCGGTCTACGGCTCGATCCTCTGGGGCGTCCTGCCCACCGACTCGGGCATCAGCTGGCAGGGACACCTCTTCGGCCTGATCGGCGGGGTCGTGGCGGCCTTCGCCTTCCGCAGACCCCGCCGCACCGCCACCGCCGTCACGGCGTGAGGCCACGCACCAGCAGATCCAGCAGCGCGCAGGCGAACAGCGCCATGCCGATGAAGCCGTTCACCGAGAAGAACGCCCTGTTGAGCCGGGACAGGTCGTGCGGACGCACCACCCGGTGCTCGTACACGAAGGCCACGGCGACGATCACCATGCCGATCCAGTAGAGCAGTTCCGCCCCGATCGCGAGACCGAACCAGACCAGCATCCCGGTCGTCACCACGTGACAGACCCGCGCGCCCCACAGCGCCGCCGGAATCCCGAAGCGCGCGGGGAACGAGAGCACCCCGTGGGCGCGGTCGGCCTGCACGTCCTGGCAGGCGAAGATCAGATCGAAGCCGCCGATCCAGATCCCGACGGCCAGCCCCAGGATCACCGCGTCCCACGACCAGCTGCCCGTCACCGCGAGCCAGGCGCCGATCGGCCCCATGGCCTGCGCGAGCCCCAGGATGGCGTGCGGGAAGTTCGTGAACCGCTTGCCGTACGGATAGACGACCATCGGCACGACGGCCAGCGGCGCCAGCGCCAGACAGAGCGGGTTCAGCAGGGCCGCCGCACCGAGGAAGACGACGAGGGCGACGAGCGCCCCGGTCCACGCCGACCTCACGGAGACCGCGCCGGTGACCAGTTCACGGCTCGCGGTCCGGGGGTTACGGGCGTCGATCTCCCGGTCGATGATCCGGTTGGCGGCCATCGCGAACGTCCGCAGCCCGACCATCGCGAGCGTGACGAGCAGCAGCGTGCCCCAGTGGATGTTCTCGTCCGTCTGGAACATCGCGGTCAGCGCGGCGATGTAGGCGAAGGGCAGCGCGAAGACCGAGTGCTCGATCATGACCAGACGGAGGAACGCCTTGGTCCTGCCGGGCGTGGGCAGCGCGGCGGCTGAGGCGCTCACAGGCCGTACTCCTTCCAGCGGCGGTCGACCTTCGCCGCCGTCTCCGGGTCGGACTCGACCATGTCGGGCCAGCCGCCGTCCCGGGTGTAGCCCTCCTCGGGCCACTTCCTCGTCGCGTCGATCCCCGCCTTGCCACCCCAGAACTGCTGGTAGGAGGCGTGGTCGAGATGGTCGACGGGCCCCTCGGCGACGGTCAGGTCGCGTGCGTAGTCGGTGTTCCCGAGCGCCCGCCACGCCACTTCGTGGAGGTCGTGGACGTCGCAGTCGGAGTCCACCACCACGATCAGCTTGGTCAGCGACATCATGTGCGCGCCCCAGATGGCACTCATGACCTTCTGGGCGTGCTTCGGGTACTTCTTGTCGATCGAGACGATCGCGCAGTTGTGGAAGCCGCCCGCCTCGGGCAGGTGGTAGTCCACGATGTCCGGCACGATGATCTTCAGGAGCGGCAGGAAGAAGCGCTCCGTGGCCCGCCCCAGCGGACCGTCCTCGGTCGGCGGCCGGCCCACCACGATCGACTGGATCAGCGGACGCTTCCGCATGGTCACGCAGTCGATCGTCAGCGCGGGGAATGGTTCCTGCGGCGTGTAGAAGCCGGTGTGGTCGCCGAACGGCCCCTCCGGCAGCATCTCCCCCGGCTCCAGCCAGCCCTCGATGACGACCTCGGCCTGCGCCGGCACCTGGAGCGGCACCGTCTTGCAGTCGACCATCTCGATCCGCTTGCCCTGGATGAAGCCCGCGAAGAGGTACTCGTCGATGTCACCCGGCAGCGGCGCGGTGGAGGCGTACGTCACGGCGGGCGGTGCCCCGAAGGCGATCGCGACCGGCAGCCGCTCACCGCGCTTCGCGGCGACCTGGTAGTGGTTGCGGCTGTCCTTGTGGATCTGCCAGTGCATGCCGATGGTGCGCTTGTCGTGGCGCTGGAGGCGGTAGAGCCCCAGATTCCGGATGCCGGTCTCGGGGTGCTTGGTGTGGGTGAGCCCCAGGTTGAAGAAGGAGCCGCCGTCCTTCGGCCAGGTGAAGAGTGCCGGCAGCTGCTCCAGGTCCACGTCGTCGCCGGTGAGGACGACCTCCTGGACGGGAGCGTGCTCGGACTTCACCTTCTTCGGCGGCACGTGCACCATCGAGCCGAGCTTCCCGAACGCCTCACGGACCCCGACGAAACCGTGCGGCAGCTCCGGCTTGAGGAGCCCGCCGATCTTGTCGCTGATCTCGGCGTACGACTTCAACCCGAGTGCCTTGAGGAGCCGCCGGTCCGTCCCGAAGACGTTCATCGCCAGGGGCATGGTCGCCCCCTTGACGTTCTCGAAGAGCAACGCGGGTCCGCCCGCCTTGTTCACCCGGTCGACGATCTCGCCGACCTCCAGATGCGGGTCGACCTCGGCCTTGATGCGCTTGAGATCGCCCTCGCGCTCCAGAGCCCGGAGCAGGGAGCGAAGATCGTCGTAAGCCATGCGTCCCAGTATCGGCCACCCGCTACCCTGGCCCCGTCACCGGGGCGGGACACCGCGCCCCCTCACCTCTTCTCGGGGGACCCTTCCACCATGCTCAGGGCCTTGATCTATCTTCTGCCGCTGGCACTGACGATCTACGCGTTCATCGACTGTCTGAACACCCCGGAGGACGAGGCCAAGCACCTTCCGAAGCTGGCCTGGGTCTTCATCATTCTGCTGTTCTGGATCGTGGGCCCGATCGTGTGGTTCGCCGCGGGCAAGATGCGCGTGGCGCCCGACGGCGGCCGTACGCCCTCCGAGTGGCACCGCAACCACCGCCACACGTGGGTGGCGCCCGACGACAATCCCGACTTCCTCAAGTCGCTCAAGGACGAGAACGAGAAGGACGAGTCCGTCCTCAAGGACTGGGAGGCGGACCTGCGCCGCCGCGAGGAAGAGCTGAAGCGCCGTGACGCGGAGGGCGGAAGCCCGGAGGACCCGACGCCGCCGAAGGGCTGAGACCCGGCCGGTCACGATCGGGCTCAATCGTTCGAAAATCTACACCTGCCCCCAACACCCTCCCGATATCCTGATGTTGACGCTGTGACAGGTCGTACGGGGTGTCGGCACTGGGGGTGCGGTGGACAGAGAGCTGTACGGACGCGAGGCGATTTTCGGCAACGACGGCCTGGCGGCACGTCTGACAGGTCTCACTCCGTACGGCTCGGCCAAGACGCCGTACGAGCACCGCGACGATCCGCCGGTGGTCGTGCTGACCGGTGGCCGCGGCATGGGCAAGACCGCGACGCTCAAGCAACTGCGCCATGTGTACCGGGAGATCACCCCGGTCGCGCTGGTCGACTGCGAGGCGGTCGCGCCGCCGGAGGATCCCGGGCCGGGCTGGACGCCGGTGACCGGGGCGCTGCCCGCGCTGGCCGTCCAGCTGACGCCGAGGGTGCGGGCGGCGAAGCCGGTGCAGTTCCCCCGACTCAGCCTGGGTCTGGTGGCGGTCGCGTCCATCGCCTGGAGCCGTGAGGACGAGACGCAGGCCCAGCGCGATCTCCAGTCCCTCGGGCCGGTGCTCGCGACCGTGGACTCCAGGCCGGGTGCGGCGCAGGGCTGGGTCACCAAGGTGCTGACGAAGCTGGCGGCTACGGCGTTCGACGCGGTCGCGCCGCTGGCCGGGCTGATCGCCGAGGCGACCGTGGAGTCGGTGCTGGAAGAGACGTTCAGCCGCTTCCAGCGCCGCACCGTCGACTGGTACGGCGCCTATCCGCACGCCGGGGGCGACGGCCGGATCGGGCTGCGGCAGCTCGCGGTCGACTTCGAGCGGGGCGGGGATCTGCGCAGGCGGGCCGAGGACCATCTGGTCGGGGCGCTGGTCGAGGACCTCTACCGGGCCTACCGGGGCACGGCGCTGGGCATGCGCCGGGGCCGTCCCGTGATCCTGCTGGACAACGCCCACAACGCGCTGGGCCGGCAGCTGGTCGAGCCGGTGCTGCGGGCACGGGCGTCGGGCCGCCGCGACCAGATCGTCTTCTTCGCCGCCTCCCGCTCCAGCGACCACGAGGGGCTGCGGCACGCCGTCCACCACCGGCTGCCGGAGGTGGCGCACGCCTCGCACTGGACCCGCGGCACGGAGGTGACCTCCGGCATCCTCGCGGTGGGGCTCACCCCGCTGAGCGCCGCGCACGCCCAGGCCGCGTTCGAGCGCCACGACCCGGGGGCCCGTACACCGGCCGGCCTGGCGCGCGGGGTGCACCGGCTGACGGGGGGCCGGCCGCTGGGGATCGCGCTGTTCGCCCAGGCGGCGGGCGAGGCGGAGCGGCCCGGTTCTCTGGTGCCGGGCGCGCTGCTGGACTGCACGGTGCAGGTGCGTGAGGACCGGCAGCCGGTGCGGCTGGCGGACGAGCTGCTGGAGCGGCTGCTGCCGGGGCAGCGCCTGGAGGTCCTGAGTGTGCTGGCCGCCGCGCACGGCGAGGAGTCGGCCAGGCTGCTGGCCGGGCTCCGGCTGCGGGGCGAGTCCCTGGACGGCGACGTGGCCCTGCGGGTACGGGACGTGCTGCGCGCGGAGGACTGGCGGGTCGGTCCCGAGTACTTCGTCGGCGACCCGTTGCTGCGCTCGCTGCTGCTGCACCGGCTGCGGTTCCAGGACGACGACCATCCCCGGTACGCGGTGTGGCGCGCGGTGCACGAGTCGCTGCGCGAGGTCTACCAGACGGGGAACGTCGCGAGCGCCCCGCACCGGCTGCACGAGGAGCTGGTGCTGGGCCGGGAGGCGGCGTGCGTGACGCATCTGCGGGTGCGTTTCCCGCGACCCGACGTGCCGGGCTGGCTGGGCGAACTGCGGCTGATCGCCTCGGCGCCGTATCCGCGTGAGCGTGCGGCGCGCGGTCCCGACCCGCGGCGGGCGGTCGCGCTGGGCCAGGACGTGGCCGGAGGGCCGCTGCCCGAGGAACGGACCGGTCTTGCCGGGCTCGACGAGGAGGCCGCGGAGCTCCAGCTGCGGATGCGCCGGCTGCTGCACGCGGTGTGGCTGCTGTCCGATCCGCTGGCCCTGCCGGACGACGAGGTGACCGACAAGATGGCGCACGAGCTGCGGCAGCTGTCCGGCAGGCACCTCACGGGCAACGCGGTGCTGTGGGACGCGGCGACGCACTGGCCGCGGGACATCAGGGCGTGGCGATCGCTGTCCATGCCGCCGGGGGTCCCGCAGGACGGGGCGCCGGACCGACGGAACCGACAGGGGGACGGTGGCTCGGATGCGTAATCCGCTGCGTTATCGCGTCTGGTACACGACCCGGCAGAGGATCGTCACGACGGTCGTCGTGGCGGCGCTGGTGACGGGCACCGGCTGGTACGGCATCGACCGGGCGACCACGCCGGAGGACCGGAGCTGCGTGCCGGGTGTGGAACGTCCGCAGGGCAGCGACGAGTGCGTGGGTGTCTCCGGTTCGGGTTACGACTTCGGGATGAAGCAGCTGACGGAGGTCGCCTCGGCGATCGGCCGGGAGAACCGGAGCCTGAAGGCGGGCGAGTACGCGACGGTCGCCCTGCTGCTGCCCCTGACCTCGACCGACGGGTCCATGGGACGGAAGATGCAGCGGGAGCTGCAGGGTGCGTTCGCCGAGCAGTACCGGGCCAACCGTCTGTCGAACTCCCAGGTGCCGAAGATCCGGCTGGTGCTCGCCAACACCGGTAAGAACAACCTGTTCTGGAAGCCGACGGTCGAGCGGCTGAAGACCATGACGGACGCGCCCGACCATCTGCGCGCGGTGTCCGGGGTCGCCACCAGCAGCTCCGAGGTGAAGCTCGCGGTCCAGGCGCTGACGAAGGCGCGGATCGCCGTCGTCGGCACCACGATCACGGCCGACGACATCGCCAACGGGCCCGGCGGGGACCCGTTCCCGGGGCTGGCGCGGGTCTCGCCCACCAACCGGGACGAGGCGCGGGCGCTGGCACAGTTCGGCAAGGTGGAGGCCGACAAGGCGCTGCTGGTCGAGGACACGCGTACCGGCGACCACTACACGGACACGCTGAAGGCGGCGTTCACCGCGCTGGTGAAGGGCACCAAGTACGAGGCGCAGCTGTTCACCTCGCCCCCGGACGCGACGGACGAGGGCACCACGTCCAACACGTTCAAGCAGATCACGCACCTGCTCTGCGACACGGACGCGGAGACGGTGTTCTTCGCCGGGCGGCACACGCAGTTGCGGCAGTTCATCAACGAGCTGGGGCGGCGCGGCTGCCAGAACCGGGCGTTCACGGTGCTCACCGGCGACGAGGGCTCGTACCTCGGTGGGGACGAGAAGCTGGACCGGAGCGCGCTCAGCCGGAAGGTCACCGTCCGCTACGCCTCGCTGGCCCATCCGGACGCCTGGCTGGACGGGAAGGACAGGAAGGTGCCGACGACGGGCGGTTCCCCGGAAGACTTCCGGGACTTCCAGCGGCTGCTGGCCCAGGTTTCCAAGAAGCCGGCCGGCCCGATCGGTCCGACGGGCCGGGACACCATGACGGACGGCCAGGTGATCATCGCGTACGACGCGATGGCGACGGCCGTGCACGGCATCCGGCAGGCGACCCCGGACGGCAAGCGGCTGCCGACCAAGACCGATGTGGGCGGCCAGTGGCCGCAGGTGAAGTCCTCGCTGAAGGTCGCGGGGGCGAGCGGCTGGATCTGCCTGGACAACCACGGCAACCCGTACAACAAGGCGGTTCCGGTGGTGGAGCTGACGGACCAGGGCGTGCAGCGGTTCGTGGCGATCGCCTGGCCGGAGGGCCGGGCGCCGGACCGGCGCTGCCTGCCGCCGTCGGGGCGCTAGCTAGGTGGGCGCTGCCGCGCCGTCCACCGCCACGTAGAGCGCGTGCAGCTCCCGCCGTCTCGCCGGGGTCCACCGGGACAGGTCGGCGGGGTGTCCGCCGAGCGCGGCGACGAGGTGCTCGAAGTGCTCGTGCCAGGCCGCGAGCCGGTCCAGGCGCAGGTCGTCGTCACCGCGGAACTCGTGGGTGAAGCGGAGGACGACGTGATCGCCGCGTGGCGGCTCCAGATGGAAGCGGACACGGCCGGGCGGCACCCCGACGGTGTACTCGGCGACCCGCTCGACGTCCCAGGCGGTGACGGTGCCCGCGGCGTCGGTGACCGTCCCGTCCAGGCCGCTGTTCAGCCGGCGCAGGGTGATCGCGCCGCCGACGCGCGGCTCGAAGGGGTCGGCGGCGGCGAGCCAGCTGCGCAGCCCTCCGGAACCGGCAACGGCTGCCCACACCCGGGGAACGGGATGGGGCAGCCGCAGGGTGAATCTCAGGAGGTGCGTGCCGTCGCGCGTCTCGCTGGTACCTCGCTCGATCGCATCGGTCGGGGTCATACCTCCAGGGTGACGCAACCGGGCCGGTCCGGCTACACGCCCGCGTACGAGTGCTTGCCGGTGACGAAGATGTTCACGCCGTAGTAGTTGAACAGCCAGCAGCCGAAGGCGATCAGTGCCAGATAGGCGGCCTTGCGGCCCTTCCAGCCGGCCGTGGCCCGCGCGTGCAGGTAACAGGCGTACGCGACCCACGTGATGAAGGACCAGACCTCCTTCGGGTCCCAGCCCCAGTAGCGCCCCCAC
The Streptomyces sp. NBC_00234 DNA segment above includes these coding regions:
- a CDS encoding UbiX family flavin prenyltransferase, whose amino-acid sequence is MSQQQRRPWIVGVSGASGTPFAAAVLRGLLAAGESVDLVVSRASRLTLLDETGIAFRDAHWREDLRGWLARGADGKPDTFAVGGSDLDDVRHWAAGDLAAGPSSGSYPAKGMLIVPASTACVAGVALGLSKDLLQRAASVTLKERRKLVVTVRETPLSGQTLKALVALDEAGAVVLPASPAFYAGATHIQDLVDFVAGRVLDAAGVPHQLYRRWEGELGGSRS
- a CDS encoding rhomboid family intramembrane serine protease, with the translated sequence MTGIRNSATTTTTGARAMTAGAVMLGWVALLWVLEGIDTATGHALDTYGISPREPSELLDIVPSAFLHSGWDHVASNSVPLLVLGFIAALAGLRRFAAVVLTVVLIGGLGVWLTAPSHTVTLGASGVVFGLFGYLLVRGFVDRRPLDIVVGVIIAAVYGSILWGVLPTDSGISWQGHLFGLIGGVVAAFAFRRPRRTATAVTA
- the mqnP gene encoding menaquinone biosynthesis prenyltransferase MqnP, translating into MSASAAALPTPGRTKAFLRLVMIEHSVFALPFAYIAALTAMFQTDENIHWGTLLLVTLAMVGLRTFAMAANRIIDREIDARNPRTASRELVTGAVSVRSAWTGALVALVVFLGAAALLNPLCLALAPLAVVPMVVYPYGKRFTNFPHAILGLAQAMGPIGAWLAVTGSWSWDAVILGLAVGIWIGGFDLIFACQDVQADRAHGVLSFPARFGIPAALWGARVCHVVTTGMLVWFGLAIGAELLYWIGMVIVAVAFVYEHRVVRPHDLSRLNRAFFSVNGFIGMALFACALLDLLVRGLTP
- a CDS encoding menaquinone biosynthesis decarboxylase; protein product: MAYDDLRSLLRALEREGDLKRIKAEVDPHLEVGEIVDRVNKAGGPALLFENVKGATMPLAMNVFGTDRRLLKALGLKSYAEISDKIGGLLKPELPHGFVGVREAFGKLGSMVHVPPKKVKSEHAPVQEVVLTGDDVDLEQLPALFTWPKDGGSFFNLGLTHTKHPETGIRNLGLYRLQRHDKRTIGMHWQIHKDSRNHYQVAAKRGERLPVAIAFGAPPAVTYASTAPLPGDIDEYLFAGFIQGKRIEMVDCKTVPLQVPAQAEVVIEGWLEPGEMLPEGPFGDHTGFYTPQEPFPALTIDCVTMRKRPLIQSIVVGRPPTEDGPLGRATERFFLPLLKIIVPDIVDYHLPEAGGFHNCAIVSIDKKYPKHAQKVMSAIWGAHMMSLTKLIVVVDSDCDVHDLHEVAWRALGNTDYARDLTVAEGPVDHLDHASYQQFWGGKAGIDATRKWPEEGYTRDGGWPDMVESDPETAAKVDRRWKEYGL
- a CDS encoding PLD nuclease N-terminal domain-containing protein — translated: MLRALIYLLPLALTIYAFIDCLNTPEDEAKHLPKLAWVFIILLFWIVGPIVWFAAGKMRVAPDGGRTPSEWHRNHRHTWVAPDDNPDFLKSLKDENEKDESVLKDWEADLRRREEELKRRDAEGGSPEDPTPPKG
- a CDS encoding SRPBCC domain-containing protein; protein product: MTPTDAIERGTSETRDGTHLLRFTLRLPHPVPRVWAAVAGSGGLRSWLAAADPFEPRVGGAITLRRLNSGLDGTVTDAAGTVTAWDVERVAEYTVGVPPGRVRFHLEPPRGDHVVLRFTHEFRGDDDLRLDRLAAWHEHFEHLVAALGGHPADLSRWTPARRRELHALYVAVDGAAAPT